A region from the Caldisericaceae bacterium genome encodes:
- the queD gene encoding 6-carboxytetrahydropterin synthase QueD translates to MFLLSRDFYFDAAHRVIDYKGKCENLHGHTYKLTVTITGDLKDDGMVIDFALIKKIVEEEILKKLDHQDLNNLFINPTTEIIAKWIFDKLDEEFSKIGCKINEVTLYEGHNNRVTIR, encoded by the coding sequence ATGTTCTTATTATCAAGAGATTTCTATTTCGATGCAGCCCATAGAGTTATAGACTATAAAGGCAAATGTGAAAATCTACATGGACACACCTATAAGTTAACTGTTACCATAACAGGAGATCTTAAGGATGATGGAATGGTGATTGACTTTGCGCTCATAAAAAAAATTGTTGAAGAAGAAATCTTAAAGAAATTGGACCATCAAGATTTGAACAATTTATTTATCAATCCAACTACAGAAATTATTGCTAAGTGGATCTTCGATAAGTTAGATGAAGAATTCTCGAAAATAGGTTGTAAAATTAACGAAGTGACTCTTTATGAGGGACATAATAACAGGGTGACTATAAGATGA
- a CDS encoding DUF1461 domain-containing protein has protein sequence MKKVASVIAMLLIILLLPLYFILLLNRPIFAVLYNLLKLGELSNLGITSYLETVNTIVKYFFNFQKYLSLQDLTKIEIYHMFDVKNLFLLGLLVLVVSFVVFLLFRNSLDITTRKKIVFTFFIGISVVSFFGLLNFDLLFTLFHKMLFRNNYWLLDPNTLLIKLFPEQVFMSLGILWIILSLLFSVLLMII, from the coding sequence ATGAAAAAAGTTGCTTCAGTAATTGCAATGCTTTTAATTATCTTACTTCTCCCCCTATATTTCATCTTATTACTGAATAGGCCAATTTTTGCAGTCTTATATAATCTACTTAAATTAGGAGAGTTATCAAACTTAGGTATAACCTCCTACTTAGAAACTGTAAATACGATTGTTAAATACTTTTTTAATTTTCAAAAATACCTTTCGCTACAAGATTTAACTAAAATTGAAATTTACCATATGTTTGATGTCAAAAACCTTTTCTTGTTAGGACTTTTGGTTTTAGTAGTTTCTTTTGTAGTATTCTTACTTTTCAGGAACTCCTTAGATATAACAACAAGAAAAAAAATTGTTTTTACTTTTTTTATAGGGATTTCTGTTGTCTCATTTTTTGGACTTCTCAACTTTGATCTACTATTTACACTCTTCCACAAGATGCTCTTCAGGAACAACTACTGGCTTTTAGATCCAAATACCCTTCTTATAAAACTTTTTCCTGAACAGGTATTCATGTCGCTTGGAATTTTATGGATTATCCTTTCTCTTTTATTTAGTGTATTGTTAATGATTATTTAG
- the ybeY gene encoding rRNA maturation RNase YbeY, giving the protein MSIKVEIINKTRKYLINKTNIKILIKHVLGFHPINGKVKVDIVFVGNKEIKKLNSLFRKINRATNVLSFVLEYEEDKILEGEIVISCEKAKDEAKKLGNNFNDYVVFLIIHGLLHILGYDHIEESDRKKMEKLEEEIFDSFLSKTKRRVIEIWTR; this is encoded by the coding sequence ATGAGCATAAAGGTTGAAATTATTAACAAAACAAGGAAATATTTGATTAATAAGACAAATATAAAAATTCTTATTAAACATGTATTAGGATTCCATCCAATCAATGGCAAAGTGAAAGTTGACATTGTTTTTGTAGGTAATAAGGAAATCAAAAAGTTGAACTCGCTTTTTAGAAAAATAAATAGAGCAACAAACGTTTTGTCTTTTGTCTTGGAGTATGAAGAAGATAAAATTTTAGAGGGAGAAATCGTTATTTCATGCGAAAAAGCTAAAGATGAAGCTAAAAAATTAGGAAATAACTTCAATGACTATGTTGTATTTTTAATTATTCATGGATTGTTGCACATTTTAGGATACGATCATATAGAGGAGAGCGATAGAAAAAAAATGGAAAAACTTGAAGAGGAAATATTTGATAGTTTTTTATCTAAAACGAAAAGGAGGGTGATTGAGATTTGGACTCGGTGA
- a CDS encoding PhoH family protein yields the protein MEENLSVVELTNPKNFFRISGILNENFKAIEKELGVKIYLRDEKILIKGDKEKVKEAEKIIEEIEKLIKEKQPFSVRDIVYAAKVHQPKSLKELKELQIIEDIKGRGISPQTIGQKQFVESVFKKDITIVIGPAGTGKTYLSVAIAVKFLLLNMVERIILTRPVVEVGEKIGYLPGDIQQKVDPYFRPIYDALFEFLGQEKTQRLLNNKTIEVAPLAFMRGRTLNDAFIILDEAQNTTSSQMKMFLTRLGNGSKMVITGDLTQSDLLASQGKNGLEIAIEVLHDIKDISVIYLNSSDIVRHNLVQRIIDAYDNYETKKGNRKT from the coding sequence ATGGAAGAAAACTTAAGTGTTGTAGAGCTAACTAATCCTAAGAATTTCTTTAGGATTAGCGGTATTCTTAATGAAAATTTTAAAGCGATAGAGAAAGAACTTGGAGTGAAAATTTACCTAAGAGATGAGAAAATATTAATAAAAGGAGACAAGGAGAAAGTAAAAGAAGCCGAAAAAATTATAGAAGAAATTGAAAAACTTATTAAAGAAAAACAGCCTTTTTCAGTAAGAGACATCGTCTATGCAGCAAAAGTGCATCAGCCTAAATCTTTAAAAGAACTTAAAGAGTTGCAAATTATTGAAGATATTAAAGGTAGAGGTATTTCACCACAAACAATTGGCCAGAAGCAATTTGTCGAGAGTGTATTCAAAAAAGATATTACAATTGTAATAGGACCCGCAGGCACAGGAAAAACATACTTATCAGTTGCTATTGCGGTAAAATTTTTATTGTTAAATATGGTTGAAAGAATAATTTTAACACGACCTGTAGTTGAGGTTGGCGAAAAGATTGGTTATCTTCCTGGTGATATTCAACAAAAAGTTGATCCTTACTTTAGGCCAATTTATGATGCTCTCTTTGAGTTTTTAGGGCAGGAAAAAACTCAAAGATTATTGAATAATAAAACTATTGAAGTTGCTCCACTTGCCTTTATGAGAGGACGAACTTTAAACGATGCTTTTATTATACTTGATGAAGCCCAGAATACAACATCATCACAGATGAAGATGTTCCTTACAAGACTTGGCAATGGTTCAAAAATGGTCATAACTGGTGACCTTACCCAAAGCGATTTACTTGCCAGTCAAGGCAAAAATGGATTAGAAATAGCTATTGAAGTCCTTCATGATATCAAAGATATCTCAGTTATTTATCTAAATAGTTCTGATATTGTAAGGCATAATCTAGTCCAAAGAATTATTGATGCTTATGATAACTATGAAACCAAAAAGGGTAATAGAAAAACTTAA
- a CDS encoding DEAD/DEAH box helicase has product MLDKVLLNLKTSENYSGQIVKAFYLQSESYEKFPLPDSLSFALKEKLVKDGINYLYRHQIESFNLLQDGYNVVITSSTASGKTLAFNIPILDTLFRNKNATALYLYPTKALAHDQFEKLEKLVDFTIGTYDGDVARDEKAALRRKSRIIFANPDILHVGILPNHIQWDRFFSNLKYVVIDEAHFYSGVLGSHFAMIMRRLRRVLSNYGSFPQFVISSATLENPEEFSFRLIGERFKLVDGPKNPQAKKLIIIFNPKLIDKELNIRKNIIKEAVWVTKTLLESGNHVIVFEKSRKGVELLYKYLKDEVNDEYAISPYRAGYSKEQRRKIERGVKNGEIKCIIATNALELGIDIGELDATVIVGYPGKLSSLFQQSNRSGRNKDSVTVFITSSNPLDQYFTKDPDYLVNKKFDSININLDNPYILKPHLLCAAYEVPIKENLDSDYFGNYLQTYLKELYDSGELVKRNDKYFANSKYSIADKVNIRGVGEENIKLIDLDSNKEIEKMSLKRALEEVFPNAVYMHMGETYVSKKLDVENKVVLLQKEKVDYYTDSLAIENIWVRRVLKHKKETNLDIYFGEVVVNEIIRGFVMKEFFTDKKIGTEPLELPSIDFVTKAAWFIIPNEIVNEVKLIDDLLGSIHAMEHSLVSMMPLIVQCDRNDVGGVSHPKHPDTEGTTIFLYDGIEGGIGITEKAYDKMFDLLNAAYKSVSSCPCKDGCPSCIFSPKCGNENKPLSKSGAILLLRKILK; this is encoded by the coding sequence GTGTTAGATAAAGTTTTACTAAATCTAAAAACAAGTGAAAATTATTCAGGGCAAATTGTAAAGGCCTTTTATTTGCAAAGTGAATCTTATGAAAAATTTCCATTGCCGGATTCCCTCAGTTTTGCATTAAAAGAAAAATTAGTAAAGGATGGCATTAATTATCTTTATAGACACCAGATAGAGAGTTTTAACCTACTACAGGATGGGTATAATGTTGTAATAACTTCTTCAACTGCTTCAGGAAAAACACTTGCCTTTAATATCCCAATTTTAGATACCCTATTTAGAAATAAAAATGCAACAGCTCTATATCTATATCCAACTAAAGCGCTTGCTCACGACCAATTTGAAAAGCTTGAAAAACTTGTTGACTTTACCATTGGCACTTATGATGGTGATGTAGCGAGAGATGAAAAAGCAGCCCTAAGAAGAAAAAGTAGGATTATTTTTGCAAATCCTGATATTTTACATGTGGGGATCTTACCTAACCATATCCAATGGGACAGATTTTTTTCGAACCTAAAATACGTGGTAATTGATGAAGCTCATTTTTATTCAGGAGTGTTAGGCTCCCATTTTGCAATGATTATGAGAAGATTAAGGAGAGTGCTCTCAAATTACGGTAGTTTTCCGCAATTCGTCATTTCATCTGCAACATTAGAAAATCCTGAGGAATTTTCATTTAGGCTCATAGGTGAAAGGTTTAAATTAGTAGATGGTCCTAAGAATCCACAAGCAAAAAAGTTAATAATTATTTTTAATCCAAAACTCATTGATAAAGAATTAAACATTAGAAAAAACATAATAAAAGAAGCCGTGTGGGTTACTAAAACGTTACTTGAAAGTGGAAACCATGTGATTGTTTTTGAAAAGTCCCGTAAAGGAGTTGAACTTCTCTATAAATATCTAAAAGATGAGGTAAATGACGAATACGCTATTTCACCTTATAGGGCGGGATATTCAAAAGAACAAAGGCGAAAAATAGAAAGAGGCGTAAAAAATGGTGAAATAAAATGCATAATTGCAACGAATGCCCTTGAACTTGGTATAGATATAGGAGAACTTGATGCAACTGTCATCGTGGGATATCCTGGAAAACTTTCAAGCCTTTTTCAACAATCGAATCGGTCAGGAAGGAATAAAGATTCAGTAACTGTTTTTATTACAAGCAGCAACCCACTTGATCAATATTTTACAAAAGATCCAGATTATTTAGTTAACAAAAAATTTGATAGTATAAATATAAATTTAGATAACCCGTATATTTTAAAACCGCATCTTTTATGTGCCGCATATGAAGTTCCGATAAAGGAAAATCTTGACTCAGATTATTTTGGAAATTATTTGCAAACTTACTTAAAAGAGCTTTACGATTCAGGAGAACTGGTTAAAAGAAATGATAAGTATTTTGCAAATAGTAAATACTCCATTGCAGATAAGGTAAATATACGTGGTGTTGGAGAAGAAAACATTAAACTCATAGACTTAGACTCAAATAAAGAAATTGAAAAGATGTCACTTAAAAGAGCATTAGAAGAAGTTTTTCCAAATGCTGTCTATATGCATATGGGAGAAACATACGTTTCTAAAAAATTAGATGTTGAAAATAAAGTTGTGCTTCTTCAAAAGGAAAAGGTTGATTATTATACTGATTCTTTGGCTATTGAAAATATTTGGGTTAGAAGAGTTTTGAAACATAAGAAAGAGACGAATCTTGATATATACTTTGGAGAGGTAGTGGTAAACGAAATTATAAGAGGATTTGTAATGAAAGAGTTTTTTACTGATAAAAAAATTGGAACAGAACCATTAGAGCTTCCCTCAATAGACTTTGTAACGAAGGCAGCTTGGTTTATTATTCCTAACGAAATTGTAAATGAAGTAAAGCTTATTGATGATTTACTTGGATCAATACATGCGATGGAACATTCACTTGTTTCCATGATGCCCTTAATTGTGCAATGTGATAGAAATGATGTGGGTGGTGTTTCTCATCCAAAACATCCAGACACTGAAGGCACAACAATATTCTTATATGATGGGATAGAAGGTGGAATTGGAATTACTGAAAAAGCCTACGATAAAATGTTCGATTTATTAAATGCTGCGTACAAAAGTGTATCTTCTTGTCCTTGCAAGGATGGTTGTCCATCGTGTATATTTTCGCCAAAGTGCGGTAACGAAAATAAACCTTTGAGTAAAAGCGGTGCTATACTTCTTTTAAGGAAAATCTTGAAATGA
- a CDS encoding HDIG domain-containing protein: MKPKRVIEKLNSLFTPKFEKENVILFLLIFILFLVFSFILYFLSIRNQVSIKVGEQAPYDIVASTSYVYVDQEKTEQKKEEVKKSISPLYTLNTKTELEVINSIEDFFNKVMGITSRTISLEEKVIQINETLEVSDTYAKILAKFNQTQLTKIKNFIINELNNFYKIGIREENIKDVISDIHKGTQFLAFNDDEKVITNYVVNRYIKPNLVIDVNATNMAMEEALKKTKPVQVVIPEGSKIIEKGKIITEDDIKLLQTLGLFKNFSFVDVFILVLLSLLESTLIYLAVSKKKKKLTKLIEIFTIILPISLLSFYLSQISLYLIPLPLVALLVIEFFDIKETTLIILSFTLLIVNNINVFNLILLLYLVISILIALFEEKEKKISQYLLIDLFASLFVFLVVLLINLSFKIDLQLVLNNALYVIFMFALTAPVAMVLSYVIEYIFNEAAFLRLIELSDLNAPLLKEMSNIAPGTFSHSLMVAAIASKAAEEIGANSLLTRTGALYHDIGKMLYPYYFTENQVNLPNIHNTISPNLSKVIIINHVKDGVELGKSNRLPDDIINFIKTHHGTSIISYFYHKAKETDPNASEDSFRYPGPKPDTKETAIVALADSIEAASKSLENGEIDLRSIEELVERLVKDKVDDGELSESTITLKELEIIKQSFIRSLLSLYHRREKYPQDEHKG, encoded by the coding sequence ATGAAACCAAAAAGGGTAATAGAAAAACTTAATTCTCTTTTCACTCCAAAATTTGAAAAAGAGAATGTTATACTTTTCCTTTTGATTTTCATCTTATTTTTAGTTTTTTCTTTTATTCTTTATTTCCTTTCCATTAGGAATCAAGTGAGTATTAAAGTCGGGGAGCAAGCTCCCTATGATATAGTTGCCTCTACTTCATATGTCTATGTTGATCAGGAGAAGACAGAACAGAAAAAGGAAGAAGTTAAAAAAAGTATTTCTCCTCTCTATACCTTGAATACTAAAACAGAGCTAGAGGTAATTAATAGCATAGAAGATTTCTTTAATAAAGTGATGGGTATTACGAGTAGAACAATAAGTCTTGAGGAAAAAGTAATCCAAATAAATGAAACTCTTGAAGTTAGCGATACTTATGCAAAAATACTTGCTAAATTCAACCAAACGCAGCTGACTAAAATCAAAAATTTCATAATTAATGAACTTAACAATTTTTATAAAATTGGAATAAGAGAAGAAAACATAAAGGATGTGATTTCAGATATCCACAAAGGCACACAGTTTTTAGCCTTTAATGATGATGAGAAAGTAATAACTAATTATGTTGTAAACAGATATATAAAACCTAATTTAGTTATTGATGTTAATGCAACAAATATGGCAATGGAAGAAGCCTTAAAAAAAACAAAACCAGTTCAGGTAGTAATTCCTGAGGGAAGTAAAATAATAGAAAAGGGCAAAATAATAACGGAAGATGATATTAAACTCCTGCAAACTCTTGGACTTTTTAAGAACTTTTCCTTCGTTGATGTATTTATATTAGTTTTACTTTCTTTACTTGAATCAACTCTTATATATTTGGCTGTTTCAAAAAAGAAAAAAAAGTTAACAAAACTTATAGAAATTTTTACAATTATTCTACCAATATCATTACTAAGCTTTTATCTTTCTCAGATTTCTTTGTATTTGATTCCCTTGCCGCTTGTTGCACTTCTTGTAATCGAGTTTTTTGACATCAAAGAAACAACCTTAATAATACTTTCTTTTACACTTCTTATTGTAAACAATATAAATGTTTTTAATCTGATACTTTTACTCTACCTTGTTATTTCTATACTGATAGCATTGTTTGAAGAAAAGGAAAAGAAAATTTCCCAATATTTATTAATTGATCTTTTTGCAAGTCTTTTTGTGTTTTTAGTAGTTTTGCTAATAAATCTTTCGTTTAAAATTGATCTTCAACTTGTATTGAATAATGCACTTTATGTTATTTTTATGTTTGCATTAACTGCTCCAGTTGCAATGGTTTTATCTTATGTAATAGAATATATATTTAATGAAGCGGCATTTTTAAGACTTATTGAGCTTAGCGATTTAAACGCACCACTTTTAAAGGAAATGTCTAATATTGCACCAGGCACTTTTTCCCATTCTCTAATGGTTGCGGCAATCGCCTCAAAAGCAGCTGAAGAAATAGGTGCTAATTCTTTACTTACGAGAACAGGAGCCTTATACCATGATATTGGTAAGATGCTTTATCCATACTACTTTACAGAAAATCAGGTAAATTTACCTAATATTCACAATACAATCTCACCAAATTTGAGTAAAGTAATTATAATTAATCATGTGAAAGATGGAGTAGAACTTGGAAAAAGTAATAGACTTCCTGACGATATTATTAATTTCATCAAAACTCACCATGGAACAAGTATAATCTCATATTTTTATCATAAAGCTAAAGAAACAGATCCTAACGCAAGTGAAGATAGCTTTAGATACCCTGGTCCTAAGCCTGACACAAAAGAAACTGCTATTGTTGCTCTTGCAGATTCAATTGAGGCAGCTTCAAAAAGTTTAGAAAATGGAGAAATTGATCTTAGATCAATTGAAGAATTAGTGGAAAGGCTTGTAAAAGATAAAGTTGACGATGGCGAACTTTCAGAATCAACTATAACCTTAAAAGAACTAGAAATTATTAAGCAATCTTTTATTAGGAGTTTATTGTCTCTGTATCACAGAAGAGAGAAATATCCTCAAGATGAGCATAAAGGTTGA
- the cdd gene encoding cytidine deaminase yields MQLEDLIKEAFNAMDFAYVPYSQFKVGAALLTKSGKVFTGCNIENSSYGATVCAERVAIFKAVSSGEKDFDTIVIATNTNEPSPPCGICRQVMSEFSSELKIVLVNNKGKIIETNLKELLPLSFTKDNLKNGG; encoded by the coding sequence ATGCAATTAGAGGACCTGATTAAAGAGGCATTTAACGCAATGGATTTTGCTTATGTTCCGTATTCCCAGTTTAAAGTTGGTGCTGCGCTACTTACAAAAAGCGGTAAGGTTTTTACTGGTTGCAATATAGAAAATTCAAGTTATGGTGCAACAGTGTGTGCAGAACGTGTGGCAATTTTTAAAGCGGTTTCAAGTGGAGAGAAAGATTTTGATACCATTGTCATTGCAACAAATACAAACGAGCCAAGCCCCCCCTGCGGAATTTGTAGGCAAGTAATGTCTGAATTTTCAAGCGAACTTAAGATAGTCCTAGTTAATAATAAAGGCAAAATAATTGAGACTAACCTAAAAGAGTTATTGCCTTTATCATTTACTAAGGATAATCTCAAAAATGGAGGTTAG
- a CDS encoding hemolysin family protein: MDSVSISFIILLILLLISALVTTLESAMFNANLHKLQSLAKKNKIFNRLIEHKKNPESFISVIVITNNFVNFLFAGLVTRIAIQYATLTNSSTDLFLLIGTLVSTIVVVIFGETVPKNIGSIIPEKILQFLFPIFIIPYYLLKPVAFILTKIVQLILKVLGIEKKDRKYFESEEELMSMIETVQKEGFIEKDEEKMILSIFEFGDTLVEEVMTPRVDVVAIDIESSLDEILDTITKSGYSRYPVYEEKIDNIIGILYLKDIMKLLVKKQQIDIRKILRPPYFVPETKRLDELFKEMQKNKMHLAIVFDEFGGFAGIVTIEDILEEIVGEIQDELEAEEKPIQKIGENAYLVSGSLPISDFNEIFSTQLSDEQASTISGLILETLGRLPNPGEEITIDKIRFIISKVGNRRIIQIKAIFKEKKEGE, from the coding sequence TTGGACTCGGTGAGTATTAGCTTTATTATCCTATTAATTTTACTTTTGATTTCTGCTCTTGTTACCACCCTTGAATCAGCCATGTTTAATGCAAATCTTCATAAATTACAGAGTCTTGCAAAGAAAAACAAAATATTTAACAGGCTTATTGAGCACAAAAAAAATCCAGAATCTTTTATAAGTGTGATTGTAATAACTAATAATTTCGTTAATTTCCTCTTTGCTGGTTTAGTTACAAGGATTGCTATTCAATATGCAACATTAACAAACTCTTCAACAGACTTGTTTTTACTCATAGGCACATTAGTTTCAACAATTGTAGTAGTTATTTTTGGAGAGACTGTGCCTAAAAACATCGGAAGTATAATTCCTGAAAAGATACTCCAATTTCTATTTCCTATATTCATTATCCCTTACTATCTATTAAAACCAGTTGCCTTTATACTTACAAAGATTGTTCAATTGATTCTCAAGGTTCTTGGTATTGAAAAGAAAGATAGGAAGTATTTTGAATCTGAGGAAGAACTTATGTCAATGATTGAAACTGTGCAAAAAGAAGGCTTTATAGAAAAAGACGAAGAAAAAATGATACTTTCAATTTTTGAATTTGGAGACACTCTTGTTGAAGAGGTAATGACCCCAAGAGTAGATGTTGTTGCAATAGATATTGAGTCAAGTTTGGATGAAATACTTGACACAATAACAAAAAGTGGTTATTCAAGATACCCAGTCTATGAAGAGAAGATAGACAACATTATTGGCATTCTCTACCTAAAAGATATAATGAAACTTTTAGTTAAAAAACAGCAGATTGATATAAGAAAGATTTTAAGGCCTCCATATTTTGTGCCAGAAACAAAACGATTAGATGAGCTTTTTAAAGAGATGCAAAAAAATAAGATGCACCTTGCAATAGTATTTGATGAATTTGGTGGCTTTGCAGGGATAGTAACCATAGAGGATATCCTTGAGGAAATAGTCGGTGAGATTCAAGACGAGCTTGAAGCTGAAGAAAAACCAATCCAAAAAATTGGAGAGAATGCATATCTTGTAAGTGGATCGCTTCCAATAAGTGACTTTAATGAAATTTTTTCAACACAGTTAAGTGACGAACAAGCCTCAACTATTAGTGGACTTATTTTAGAAACTCTTGGTAGACTGCCAAATCCAGGCGAGGAAATCACCATTGATAAAATAAGATTTATTATTAGTAAGGTAGGAAATAGAAGAATTATACAAATAAAAGCCATATTTAAGGAAAAGAAAGAAGGTGAGTAA
- the tpiA gene encoding triose-phosphate isomerase produces the protein MKKNYLFANWKMNKTLSEAIKFSECLEPKIQEENPTVAIFPSFPYLGYLKNALSNSKIFVGAQNMFYKEEGAFTGEVSPLMLKDFGIRFVLIGHSERRHIFKEDDELINKKVLAALNYGITPILCVGETIEDREKGRTKKVIEEQINKGLSSVYETNFIIAYEPVWAIGTGLNASPEQAVEVHIFIRDLLFAKFQERGKEVSILYGGSIKKENFESLALQPEVDGGLVGGASLDCEHFKNLFDILKKAKSNSK, from the coding sequence ATGAAAAAAAATTATCTTTTTGCAAATTGGAAGATGAACAAAACCTTAAGTGAAGCAATAAAGTTCAGTGAGTGCCTGGAACCCAAAATACAGGAAGAAAATCCCACAGTTGCAATATTTCCCTCGTTTCCCTATCTTGGTTATTTAAAAAATGCTCTTTCTAACTCTAAGATTTTTGTTGGGGCACAAAATATGTTCTACAAAGAAGAAGGTGCTTTTACTGGTGAAGTTTCACCACTCATGCTAAAAGATTTCGGAATTCGTTTTGTTCTTATAGGACATTCTGAGAGACGACATATTTTTAAAGAAGATGATGAATTGATAAACAAAAAGGTATTAGCTGCTTTAAATTACGGAATTACTCCAATACTCTGCGTTGGTGAAACTATTGAAGATAGAGAAAAAGGCCGCACTAAAAAGGTCATAGAAGAGCAAATTAACAAAGGACTTTCTTCGGTTTATGAAACTAATTTTATAATTGCCTACGAACCAGTTTGGGCAATTGGAACAGGACTAAACGCCTCACCAGAACAAGCCGTAGAAGTGCACATATTCATAAGGGATTTATTGTTTGCAAAGTTTCAAGAAAGAGGAAAAGAGGTTTCAATACTCTACGGAGGAAGTATTAAAAAAGAAAACTTCGAAAGCCTTGCGCTTCAACCTGAAGTTGATGGTGGACTTGTTGGTGGTGCAAGCCTTGACTGTGAGCATTTCAAAAACTTGTTTGATATTTTAAAAAAGGCAAAATCCAATAGTAAATAG
- the folE2 gene encoding GTP cyclohydrolase FolE2, which yields MRDVQSEKDFRNIPLEKVGVSKIRYPIRVLDKENGFQHTVSEIDLFVDLPKDYRGTHMSRFIEVLNKHRTNMSLNTLEEILKDIKTSLNAQIAHINVRFPYFILKKSPVSQNESFMEYNCAFIASLEDKFDFTLEVKTPVHLLCPCSKEISDYGAHNQRAIVTIRTKMNKIVWIEDIVSIAENAASAPLFALLKREDEKYITEKAYNTPKFVEDVVRDVAIALDSDTRVNYYEIEVLSFESIHNHNAYAYYHKDKTLNNH from the coding sequence ATGAGAGACGTGCAAAGTGAAAAAGATTTTAGAAATATACCGTTAGAAAAGGTTGGAGTTTCAAAAATTCGATATCCTATAAGAGTGTTAGATAAAGAAAATGGTTTTCAACACACCGTTTCGGAGATAGACCTTTTTGTAGACCTTCCCAAAGACTATAGAGGCACTCATATGAGTCGCTTTATAGAAGTTCTCAATAAACACAGAACAAACATGTCTTTAAACACACTTGAGGAGATACTTAAAGATATTAAGACAAGTTTAAATGCCCAAATAGCACATATAAATGTAAGGTTTCCATACTTTATACTTAAAAAATCTCCAGTTTCTCAAAATGAAAGTTTCATGGAATACAATTGTGCCTTTATTGCTAGTTTAGAAGATAAATTTGATTTTACCTTGGAGGTTAAAACGCCAGTTCATTTACTTTGCCCATGTTCAAAAGAGATTTCTGATTATGGAGCTCATAACCAAAGGGCAATAGTTACTATTAGAACAAAAATGAACAAAATCGTGTGGATTGAGGATATCGTTTCCATTGCTGAAAATGCAGCAAGCGCACCACTTTTTGCATTGCTAAAAAGAGAAGATGAAAAATACATTACTGAAAAGGCTTATAATACCCCAAAATTTGTAGAAGACGTTGTCCGAGATGTTGCAATAGCGTTAGATTCCGACACAAGAGTTAACTATTACGAAATAGAGGTATTAAGTTTTGAAAGTATTCACAACCACAACGCTTATGCCTATTACCATAAGGATAAAACTCTAAATAATCATTAA